A single genomic interval of Helianthus annuus cultivar XRQ/B chromosome 13, HanXRQr2.0-SUNRISE, whole genome shotgun sequence harbors:
- the LOC110897807 gene encoding CEN-like protein 1: protein MSRMIEPLALGRVIGEVVDIFTPCVKLNVTYNLNKTVSNGHELMPNLITSKPLVNIGGEDMRSAYTLIMTDLDVPGHSDPYLREHLHWIVTDIHGTTNASFGTEIMSYETPKPLIGIHRYVFLLFKQKTRKSVSPPTSRDRFNTRNFSQQHGLGLPVAVVYFNAQRENATHRR, encoded by the exons ATGTCAAGAATGATTGAACCACTTGCACTAGGAAGAGTGATAGGAGAGGTGGTGGACATATTTACACCATGTGTCAAGTTGAATGTGACCTACAATCTCAATAAGACTGTCTCTAATGGCCATGAGCTCATGCCTAATCTCATTACCTCTAAACCGCTTGTTAATATCGGTGGTGAAGACATGAGATCTGCTTATACACTT ATCATGACCGATCTAGATGTTCCAGGCCATAGTGATCCTTACTTAAGAGAACATCTCCACTG GATTGTTACAGATATTCATGGTACCACTAATGCTTCCTTTGGTAC GGAGATTATGAGCTATGAGACGCCGAAGCCGCTAATAGGGATTCATCGATATGTGTTCTTACTCTTTAAGCAGAAAACAAGAAAATCTGTGAGTCCACCGACTTCCAGAGACCGTTTCAACACTCGTAACTTCAGTCAGCAACATGGGTTAGGGTTACCGGTTGCTGTGGTATATTTCAATGCTCAAAGAGAAAATGCCACCCATCGAAGATGA